The Hymenobacter sp. 5317J-9 genome has a window encoding:
- a CDS encoding DUF4136 domain-containing protein produces the protein MTTREARVDSDYSYRGNFRRYRTYDFVTGTGLTSDSSRLGQSLREAIQQRFMAQGYKLARRRPDMLVNFRVYEGDMNFHGFQQEDLSQWIKRNIEEDDDTPREDRQGYQPVRLLLAEGTLLVTLIDVKTNRAVWNGYASGVTVPEGPMGEIVLKRSVRSILDRYRVFTEEFANGNITPSGASDSER, from the coding sequence ATGACCACCCGCGAAGCCCGCGTCGACTCCGATTACAGCTACCGCGGCAACTTCCGGCGCTACCGCACCTACGATTTCGTGACCGGCACCGGCCTCACCTCCGACAGCAGCCGCCTGGGCCAGTCGCTGCGCGAGGCCATTCAGCAGCGTTTCATGGCCCAGGGCTACAAGCTGGCCCGTCGCCGCCCCGACATGCTGGTGAATTTCCGGGTGTACGAGGGCGACATGAACTTCCACGGCTTCCAGCAGGAAGACCTGAGCCAGTGGATTAAGCGCAACATCGAGGAAGACGACGACACGCCCCGCGAAGACCGCCAGGGCTACCAGCCTGTGCGCCTGCTGCTGGCCGAAGGCACCCTGCTCGTCACCCTCATCGACGTAAAAACCAACCGCGCCGTGTGGAACGGCTATGCCTCCGGCGTGACCGTGCCCGAAGGCCCCATGGGCGAAATCGTGCTCAAACGCTCCGTGCGCTCCATCCTCGACCGCTACCGCGTCTTCACCGAAGAATTCGCCAACGGCAACATAACCCCCAGCGGCGCCAGCGACTCGGAACGTTAA
- a CDS encoding ABC transporter ATP-binding protein — translation MFDFLKSISAKNPNAGRGPEKPAVSVRERVSALRHLPAFLKLIWATSPALASANLGLRLLRAFLPLATLYVGRLIIDDVVALTKLPAPARQLTPVLTLVGLEFGLVLLADALGRGVALLDSLLGDLFANQSSIRLMEHAARLDLDQFEDSTFYDKLERARRQTLSRTVLMSQVLSQGQDFITLVLLAGGLVAFQPWLLGLLLLAVVPAFLGESHFNERSYSLSHSWTPERRELDYLRQTGASDETAKEVKIFGLSDFLIGRFRTLSDDFYRQNKSLVLRRAGWGTLFAAIGAAGYYGAYVYIIARTAAGSISLGQLTFLAGSFARLRALLEGILSRFSSVADGALYLQDFFDFFALRPRIVMQPRQTERPIPFPRPIEQGFEFENVGFQYKNGTKWAIRNLSFTLKAGEKLALVGENGAGKTTLVKLLARLYDPTEGRILLDGHDLREYDPAELRQEIGVIFQDFVRFQLPAGQNLAVGRIEERHNQPRIETAAHQSLADAVIAKLPGGYDQMIGRRFNGGVDLSGGEWQKIALGRAYMRDAQLLILDEPTAALDARAEYEVFQRFKELTQGKTAVLISHRFSTVRMADRILVIENGQFVEIGSHEELLARGGRYAELFQLQAAGYR, via the coding sequence ATGTTTGACTTCCTGAAATCCATCTCCGCCAAGAACCCCAACGCCGGGCGCGGCCCCGAAAAGCCCGCCGTGAGCGTGCGCGAGCGGGTATCGGCCCTGCGCCACCTGCCCGCCTTCCTGAAACTCATCTGGGCCACCAGCCCCGCGCTGGCCTCCGCCAACCTCGGGCTGCGCCTGCTGCGCGCGTTTCTGCCGCTGGCCACGCTCTACGTCGGCCGCCTGATTATCGACGACGTGGTGGCCCTCACCAAGCTGCCCGCCCCCGCCCGCCAGCTCACGCCCGTGCTCACCCTCGTGGGCCTCGAGTTCGGCCTCGTGCTGCTCGCCGATGCCCTGGGCCGCGGCGTGGCCCTGCTCGATTCGCTGCTCGGCGACCTCTTCGCCAACCAGTCCTCCATCCGCCTCATGGAGCACGCCGCCCGCCTCGACCTCGACCAGTTCGAAGACAGCACCTTCTACGACAAGCTCGAGCGCGCCCGCCGCCAAACCCTCTCCCGCACCGTGCTCATGAGCCAGGTGCTCAGCCAGGGCCAGGACTTCATCACCCTCGTGCTCCTCGCCGGCGGCCTCGTCGCCTTCCAGCCCTGGCTGCTGGGGCTGCTGCTGCTGGCCGTGGTGCCCGCCTTCCTCGGCGAGTCGCACTTCAACGAGCGCAGCTACTCCCTCTCGCACTCCTGGACGCCCGAGCGCCGCGAGCTCGACTACCTCCGCCAAACCGGCGCCTCCGACGAAACCGCCAAGGAAGTCAAGATTTTCGGCCTCTCCGATTTCCTCATCGGCCGCTTCCGCACCCTCTCCGACGACTTCTACCGCCAAAACAAGTCCCTCGTGCTGCGCCGCGCCGGCTGGGGCACGCTCTTCGCCGCCATCGGCGCCGCCGGCTACTACGGTGCCTACGTCTACATCATCGCCCGCACCGCGGCCGGCAGCATCTCGCTCGGCCAGCTCACCTTCCTGGCCGGCTCCTTCGCCCGCCTGCGCGCCCTGCTCGAAGGCATCCTTAGCCGCTTCAGCTCCGTGGCCGACGGCGCCTTGTATCTCCAGGATTTCTTCGACTTCTTTGCGCTCCGGCCGCGCATTGTCATGCAGCCGCGTCAGACAGAACGGCCCATTCCCTTCCCGCGCCCCATTGAGCAGGGGTTTGAGTTTGAAAACGTCGGCTTCCAGTACAAGAATGGTACAAAATGGGCCATTCGCAACCTCAGCTTTACCCTAAAAGCTGGCGAAAAGCTGGCCCTCGTGGGCGAAAACGGCGCCGGCAAAACCACCCTCGTCAAGCTCCTGGCCCGCCTCTACGACCCCACCGAAGGCCGCATCCTGCTCGATGGCCACGATTTGCGCGAGTACGACCCCGCCGAACTGCGCCAGGAAATCGGCGTCATCTTCCAGGATTTCGTGCGCTTCCAGCTCCCCGCCGGCCAGAACCTCGCCGTGGGCCGCATCGAGGAGCGCCACAACCAGCCCCGCATCGAAACCGCCGCCCACCAAAGCCTCGCCGACGCCGTCATTGCCAAGCTCCCCGGCGGCTACGACCAGATGATAGGCCGCCGCTTCAACGGCGGCGTGGACCTGAGCGGCGGCGAGTGGCAGAAAATCGCCCTCGGCCGCGCCTACATGCGCGACGCCCAGCTCCTCATCCTCGACGAGCCCACCGCCGCCCTCGACGCCCGCGCCGAGTACGAAGTCTTCCAGCGCTTCAAGGAGCTCACCCAAGGCAAAACCGCCGTCCTCATCAGCCACCGCTTCAGCACCGTCCGCATGGCCGACCGCATCCTGGTCATCGAAAACGGCCAGTTCGTGGAAATCGGCTCGCACGAGGAACTGCTGGCCCGCGGCGGGCGCTACGCGGAGCTGTTTCAGCTGCAGGCGGCAGGGTACCGATAA
- a CDS encoding DUF6678 family protein, which yields MKVEEVIDKLTADFPIATRAKLRNHDAPSAWARWFILPVPGYIEASSYGPVPKREIEWIELDPVEIWHIGRLVPPKHIDHTPAIFQQLQGHGVAMQIIEGLIRIPLQD from the coding sequence ATGAAAGTTGAAGAAGTCATTGATAAGCTAACCGCCGATTTCCCCATTGCCACGCGGGCTAAGCTACGGAATCATGATGCGCCTTCGGCGTGGGCCCGATGGTTTATCCTGCCGGTTCCTGGGTATATCGAAGCATCTTCCTATGGGCCCGTCCCGAAGCGCGAGATTGAATGGATTGAACTCGACCCTGTGGAAATATGGCACATCGGCCGGCTCGTACCTCCCAAGCATATTGACCACACCCCCGCCATTTTTCAGCAACTACAAGGCCACGGGGTTGCCATGCAGATAATCGAAGGACTCATCAGAATACCTCTGCAAGATTGA
- a CDS encoding DUF72 domain-containing protein yields MPAHLGTLRTGTSGIVVPGPKATFPAAYQATSRLTYYATLFNSVEINSTFYRIPLPKTFAAWAAETGPDFDFTIKLWRDITHAKALVEDLSGIARFLEAARELGPKRGCLLIQFPPSNTIRQLQAVNVVLAALAAADPAHEWRKAVEFRHPSWYADDAFDMLDHHGASLVLHDKGPARNAQLNEGAGFVYMRFHGPKGNYRESYERDFLHDTAEQIHDYLQEGKDVYAYFNNTMGAAFENAQDLYRLVAERA; encoded by the coding sequence ATGCCTGCCCACCTTGGCACCCTGCGCACCGGCACCAGCGGCATCGTGGTGCCCGGCCCCAAGGCCACCTTTCCGGCGGCCTACCAGGCCACGAGCCGCCTCACCTACTACGCCACTCTGTTTAATTCTGTGGAGATTAACAGCACCTTCTACCGCATCCCCCTGCCCAAAACGTTCGCGGCCTGGGCCGCGGAAACCGGCCCTGATTTTGATTTTACCATCAAGCTGTGGCGCGATATTACGCACGCCAAGGCGCTGGTCGAGGACCTCTCCGGCATTGCCCGCTTCCTGGAGGCCGCCCGGGAGCTGGGGCCCAAAAGGGGCTGCCTGCTCATTCAGTTTCCGCCCAGCAACACCATTCGTCAGCTACAGGCCGTCAATGTCGTATTGGCTGCCCTTGCCGCGGCCGACCCCGCCCACGAGTGGCGCAAAGCGGTGGAGTTTCGCCACCCCAGCTGGTACGCCGATGATGCCTTTGACATGCTGGACCACCACGGCGCCAGCCTCGTGCTGCACGACAAAGGCCCCGCCCGCAACGCCCAACTCAACGAGGGGGCCGGCTTTGTGTATATGCGCTTCCACGGCCCCAAGGGCAACTACCGCGAGTCCTACGAGCGCGACTTTCTGCATGACACGGCCGAGCAGATACACGACTACCTGCAAGAGGGGAAAGACGTGTATGCCTATTTCAACAACACCATGGGCGCCGCGTTTGAAAATGCCCAAGACCTGTATCGGCTGGTAGCGGAACGGGCCTGA
- a CDS encoding DUF1294 domain-containing protein yields MTLLLSCLLFFNLLCFVLFARDKRKAQRGQRRIAEKTLHLATLPGAAPGAWAAILLLHHKNRKAAFWSVTLVLTLLQGAVLYLAWPWLPAPL; encoded by the coding sequence ATGACCCTCCTCCTGAGCTGCCTGCTGTTTTTCAACCTCCTGTGCTTCGTTCTCTTCGCCCGCGACAAGCGCAAAGCCCAACGCGGCCAGCGGCGCATTGCCGAAAAAACGCTGCACCTCGCTACGCTGCCGGGCGCAGCCCCTGGCGCGTGGGCCGCAATTCTACTGTTGCACCATAAGAACCGCAAAGCCGCTTTCTGGAGCGTTACCCTGGTGCTGACGCTGCTGCAAGGGGCGGTGCTCTATCTCGCGTGGCCCTGGTTGCCGGCCCCGCTTTAA